A stretch of the Aphis gossypii isolate Hap1 chromosome 2, ASM2018417v2, whole genome shotgun sequence genome encodes the following:
- the LOC126549627 gene encoding uncharacterized protein LOC126549627 isoform X1 has protein sequence MAPSKSSKQELTRARVARDAALNSIRKIHALAMEADTDEHKRPIFFARHGTLERAVKSFEAEQGNVLSSLVELNRSDEFTSSDLETTEDMEKMCGEIQVVFSKLRGYPSITHQGAIVERENTYNSRASLSLPKIELPKFDGSLINWCAFRDMFTSLVHENRSITDIERFHYLVSCLSGSALNIVKSVPLTSDNYVIAWCALRDRYDNKRLLATAHCDKLFSFERLQRESVSSLSSFVNTFRENVAALKALGVVDLSGFLLFYIGARVIDPDTRRLFEASVSQESIPKLDELLDFAANRCKILENVGANTGTLSVGNSSSRKGKGGQTSVKTSLSTTATAKNKCAFCDRDHPLFRCLMFKRKSVAERREFVIKKELCFVCLRPDHEANSCKSAYLCKTCEGRHSVLLHLDSKHKGSGKTSTPNAMAISKPIESTTDQNCTATNFSGAVKSDVSVVLATAIVRIRDQSGELVPVRALLDTGSQISAITNQCAIQLGLPRHKGRVEVSGMAQQPVRTVKGSTNCSFIPLLYDAPQISATNIVILPKITALMPNQKLPISIRERYGHLPLADPDFDVPGSVDMLIGGDLYPFILRSRSDIVHSPGLPSALNTQFGWVIVGAIEGSREYSTASSLVVHAASDNQNIGELLQRFWEVEELDINHSPSTEDEACERHFQETVSRDCNGRFHVALPFKSIISSSMDKGNTKHDAHSLGLGSSRALALNRLYNLERRLSKDEELYNAYRDFMDEYIALGHMKLAERTGEYFIPHHAVVKRKENDIKIRVVFDASAPSSSGRSLNDCLATGSKLQTDIGDILLRCRFYKYIFIADTVKMYRQIFVRKEDRVYQHILWRRSPHEQVQEYELCTVTYGINSAPFLAIRCLLQLEQDNGPEFPLARQFLRSYTYVDDIIAGADTREGILKVQCQVVGLLQKGCFQLSKWASNCPEVLEGIAKEDCASSPYYEPHSGLAIKILGLYWDPYGDTFGYRSNITEMQPTKRSVLSVLARLYDPIGTLGPMVFWAKCLMQELWRQGLNWDTPISNEISSKWNMFIEELTSLAHLKLLRHISIGKCIKAQLVGFADASQRGYAATVFLRVTDNQGLIKVHFIACKSKVAPLKTSKIDKSLTIPRLELCAALLLARLLSHKMSLLKELVSVQSIKAFSDSTIVLSWLKAEPKDFKIFVTNRVNKIKELLPQCEWNHVKTTENAADPASRGLLPSQLVASQLHLNGPEFLRQPEEQWPSQTLTRLPSEQLPDYKQPVKCVLHILKCKESEEIFRRFSSLTRMQRTLAYVWRLIDRCKRRPVRRGPLTQIELNRTLLNIIKLTQNFYWEDLRKQLENTSASITPNSLAQLSPYLDKEGLIRVGGRLRFSLLTEEAKHPVLLPKAAHVTQLIIIHYHMSLLHASPKLVMAMIQRKYWIVSGRAAIRKIIHTCVRCVRHRAACPQPVMADLPPVRVQPHRPFAFVGMDYGGPFIVKESRRRGSKTNKAYLALFVCLSVKAVHLEVVSDLSTEAFLAAFDRFTARRGIPVEIRSDCGTNYVGAARQLKSLFNEAKTRDSLMSRIPCQWYFNPPAAPHFGGIWEAAIKSVKTHLRKVIGDQIMTMEELTTLIIRIEGILNSRPLTSVSSDPNDLCALTPGHFLVGQPLMAIPELDLTDVKINRLTRWQLIKQAQQCFWKRWTNEYLQTLQGRQKWLRQDANLNVGDLVVVKSPGRPLMSWQLGRVIEVHPGTDGVVRVVTLKTAEGTLKRPVVQVVKLPVS, from the coding sequence atGGCACCTTCAAAATCTTCGAAACAAGAATTAACGCGAGCACGCGTCGCAAGGGACGCGGCGTTAAATTCAATACGGAAAATACATGCACTGGCTATGGAAGCGGACACGGATGAGCATAAACGACCAATATTTTTCGCACGTCACGGGACATTAGAACGTGCGGTTAAGTCGTTTGAAGCGGAGCAAGGAAATGTTCTTTCTTCACTGGTTGAGTTAAATAGGTCTGACGAATTTACAAGTTCAGATTTAGAAACTACCGAGGACATGGAAAAAATGTGCGGAGAAATTCAAGTGGTGTTTTCGAAATTACGTGGATATCCTTCAATTACACATCAAGGTGCAATTGTAGAACgcgaaaatacttataattctcGTGCATCGTTGTCGTTGCCGAAGATTGAGCTTCCAAAATTCGACGGTAGTCTTATCAATTGGTGCGCGTTTCGCGATATGTTCACGTCACTAGTGCATGAAAATCGGTCAATAACGGATATAGAGCGCTTTCATTATTTGGTGTCTTGCTTATCAGGATCGGCCTTGAACATTGTCAAATCAGTTCCACTAACCTCAGATAATTATGTAATCGCCTGGTGTGCGCTTCGGGATCGTTATGATAACAAGCGGCTTCTTGCTACAGCACattgtgataaattattttcatttgaacGTTTACAACGGGAATCGGTATCCTCGTTATCATCTTTTGTTAATACTTTTCGTGAGAATGTGGCTGCGCTAAAGGCACTTGGTGTTGTTGATTTGTCTGGATTCTTGCTATTCTACATCGGAGCCCGCGTCATTGATCCTGATACTCGTCGATTATTTGAAGCAAGTGTATCTCAAGAAAGCATACCGAAGCTGGATGAACTGTTGGATTTTGCTGCGAATCGGTGTAAGATTTTAGAAAACGTCGGCGCTAACACGGGTACACTGTCAGTGGGCAACAGTAGTTCTAGAAAAGGCAAGGGCGGCCAGACGTCTGTGAAGACTTCATTATCGACTACTGCCACTGCCAAGAACAAATGTGCGTTTTGCGATCGTGATCACCCGTTGTTTCGATGTTTAATGTTCAAGAGGAAATCGGTCGCCGAACGGCGGGAGTTTGTCATTAAGAAagaattatgttttgtttgtcTACGTCCGGATCATGAAGCAAACTCTTGTAAGTCGGCGTACTTGTGCAAAACTTGTGAAGGACGACACAGTGTATTACTCCATTTAGATTCAAAACATAAGGGTTCAGGGAAAACATCAACACCTAATGCAATGGCGATTTCAAAACCGATTGAAAGCACCACGGATCAGAACTGTACAGCTACTAACTTTTCAGGCGCTGTGAAATCGGATGTTAGTGTTGTACTGGCTACGGCGATAGTGAGAATACGAGACCAATCTGGTGAGCTGGTGCCAGTGCGAGCTTTATTAGATACTGGATCACAAATTTCGGCCATTACCAATCAGTGTGCGATCCAACTTGGTTTACCACGTCATAAGGGACGAGTAGAGGTTAGTGGTATGGCACAGCAGCCCGTACGAACTGTTAAGGGTTCAACCAATTGTAGCTTTATTCCTTTGTTGTATGATGCACCGCAAATATCGGCCACcaacattgtaatattaccAAAAATCACCGCTCTTATGCCGAATCAAAAATTACCCATTTCAATTCGTGAGCGATACGGGCATCTTCCACTCGCTGACCCCGATTTTGATGTACCAGGTTCAGTAGACATGCTGATTGGAGGGGATTTATATCCATTCATCTTGCGATCGCGATCGGACATTGTCCATAGTCCCGGTCTGCCGTCAGCATTGAACACACAGTTTGGATGGGTAATAGTCGGAGCCATAGAAGGGTCAAGAGAATACTCTACGGCTTCATCGTTGGTGGTTCATGCGGCATcagataatcaaaatataggtGAGCTTTTACAGCGATTTTGGGAAGTTGAAGAACTTGATATAAACCATAGCCCAAGCACAGAAGATGAAGCATGTGAAAGACATTTTCAAGAAACAGTATCGCGGGATTGTAATGGAAGATTCCATGTTGCTTTGCCTTTCAAATCCATAATTTCTAGTTCAATGGATAAGGGAAATACAAAGCATGACGCTCATTCATTAGGCCTAGGATCGTCCCGGGCATTAGCTCTGAATCGCTTATATAATCTTGAACGTCGCCTAAGTAAGGACGAAGAGCTATATAACGCCTATCGTGATTTTATGGATGAATATATTGCACTAGGCCATATGAAGTTGGCTGAACGCACCGGAGAATATTTCATACCACATCACGCAGTTGTAAAACGGAAGgagaatgatataaaaattcgaGTTGTTTTTGATGCCTCCGCCCCTTCTTCGTCGGGACGTTCTCTGAACGACTGCTTAGCAACTGGGTCTAAATTGCAAACCGATATCGGTGACATTTTGTTGCGTTGTCGAttctataagtacatattcaTAGCGGACACTGTTAAGATGTATCGACAAATATTCGTTCGAAAAGAAGACCGTGTTTACCAACACATTCTTTGGAGACGTTCACCACACGAGCAAGTACAGGAATATGAGTTGTGCACTGTTACCTATGGTATAAATTCAGCACCGTTTTTAGCAATTCGCTGTCTTCTCCAATTGGAACAAGATAATGGTCCAGAATTTCCATTGGCAAGGCAATTTCTGCGGTCATATACCTATGTGGATGACATTATTGCAGGGGCCGATACAAGGGAAGGCATATTGAAGGTTCAATGTCAAGTCGTTGGGCTGTTACAGAAAGGCTGTTTTCAGCTCAGTAAATGGGCCAGTAATTGCCCCGAAGTATTGGAAGGCATTGCGAAGGAGGACTGCGCCAGTAGCCCATACTATGAACCTCATTCTGGACtggctataaaaatattgggaCTTTACTGGGACCCGTATGGAGATACATTCGGATACAGGTCAAATATTACAGAGATGCAACCTACAAAGCGATCAGTACTATCAGTCCTTGCTCGATTATATGATCCCATTGGAACATTAGGCCCAATGGTTTTCTGGGCTAAGTGCCTAATGCAAGAGCTATGGCGTCAAGGACTGAACTGGGACACTCCAATTTCCAATGAGATCTCTTCCAAGTGGAATATGTTCATAGAAGAACTTACATCGTTGGCGCACTTGAAATTACTTCGTCATATTAGCATTGGAAAATGCATAAAGGCTCAGTTAGTGGGGTTTGCAGATGCGTCACAAAGGGGTTATGCTGCGACGGTCTTTCTACGAGTAACGGACAATCAAGGTCTTATTAAAGTGCATTTCATTGCTTGCAAGTCAAAGGTTGCTCCGCTAAAGACATCCAAGATCGATAAGTCTTTGACCATACCCCGGTTAGAACTATGTGCCGCACTTTTGTTAGCACGTCTCCTTTCACATAAGATGTCACTGTTAAAGGAATTAGTATCTGTACAAAGCATCAAAGCATTCTCTGATTCAACGATTGTTTTGTCATGGTTAAAGGCCGAGCCCaaggattttaaaatatttgttacaaatagagtaaacaaaataaaggaGCTACTGCCACAATGTGAGTGGAATCACGTAAAAACTACGGAAAATGCAGCGGACCCGGCATCAAGAGGGTTACTCCCAAGCCAATTAGTTGCTTCGCAGTTGCATTTGAACGGTCCGGAATTCTTACGGCAGCCTGAAGAACAATGGCCGAGTCAAACTTTAACAAGACTTCCTTCCGAGCAACTTCCAGATTACAAACAACCAGTCAAGTGTGTGTTGCATATTCTTAAATGTAAAGAATCAGAAGAGATCTTCCGTCGTTTTTCGTCATTAACGAGAATGCAACGAACACTCGCGTATGTATGGCGCCTCATTGACCGTTGCAAACGGAGGCCTGTAAGGAGGGGCCCACTTACTCAAATTGAACTCAATCGAACACTTCTTAACATTATTAAGCTtactcaaaatttttattgggaAGACTTACGGAAGCAGTTAGAAAATACATCGGCATCGATAACCCCCAATTCACTTGCTCAGTTGTCACCATATTTAGACAAGGAAGGATTAATACGTGTCGGCGGTCGACTTCGTTTTTCGCTTCTGACCGAGGAAGCTAAGCATCCGGTGTTGCTCCCTAAGGCTGCTCATGTTACGCAGTTAATCATAATCCATTATCATATGAGCCTTCTACATGCCAGTCCAAAATTAGTTATGGCTATGATTCAAAGGAAATATTGGATTGTGTCAGGACGTGCCGCCATTcggaaaattatacatacatgtgTTAGATGTGTGCGCCATAGAGCTGCTTGCCCACAACCAGTCATGGCAGACCTGCCTCCTGTACGAGTACAGCCTCATAGACCATTCGCATTCGTTGGCATGGATTACGGTGGACCGTTTATTGTGAAAGAAAGCCGTCGACGAGGTTCTAAGACTAACAAGGCTTATCTTGCTCTATTTGTGTGTCTGTCAGTAAAGGCAGTCCATCTGGAAGTGGTAAGCGACTTATCCACAGAAGCGTTTCTTGCTGCCTTCGATCGTTTCACTGCTCGTCGTGGAATTCCAGTTGAAATACGTTCTGACTGTGGAACAAATTATGTAGGTGCCGCTCGGCAATTGAAATCCTTGTTCAACGAAGCAAAAACCCGAGACTCTTTAATGAGTAGGATCCCGTGTCAGTGGTATTTTAATCCACCTGCAGCCCCTCATTTTGGAGGGATCTGGGAGGCGGCAATTAAAAGTGTCAAGACACATTTGCGAAAAGTCATCGGTGATCAAATAATGACCATGGAGGAATTGACCACACTAATTATTCGGATTGAAGGAATCTTAAATTCACGTCCACTCACAAGTGTCTCCAGTGATCCGAACGATTTATGTGCATTAACTCCTGGGCACTTTCTGGTAGGACAACCACTCATGGCAATTCCAGAACTTGATTTAACAGACGTTAAAATCAACCGTCTAACTAGATGGCAGCTGATCAAACAAGCGCAACAATGTTTTTGGAAACGATGGACTAATGAGTATCTTCAGACATTGCAAGGCCGTCAAAAGTGGTTAAGGCAAGATGCTAACTTGAACGTTGGCGATTTGGTCGTTGTAAAGTCTCCGGGACGGCCCCTCATGTCATGGCAATTAGGAAGGGTGATTGAAGTTCATCCAGGTACAGATGGAGTTGTACGCGTTGTGACGTTGAAGACAGCCGAAGGAACTTTGAAGCGTCCAGTGGTACAAGTGGTGAAGCTGCCTGTGTCCTGA
- the LOC126549627 gene encoding uncharacterized protein LOC126549627 isoform X2, giving the protein MAPSKSSKQELTRARVARDAALNSIRKIHALAMEADTDEHKRPIFFARHGTLERAVKSFEAEQGNVLSSLVELNRSDEFTSSDLETTEDMEKMCGEIQVVFSKLRGYPSITHQGAIVERENTYNSRASLSLPKIELPKFDGSLINWCAFRDMFTSLVHENRSITDIERFHYLVSCLSGSALNIVKSVPLTSDNYVIAWCALRDRYDNKRLLATAHCDKLFSFERLQRESVSSLSSFVNTFRENVAALKALGVVDLSGFLLFYIGARVIDPDTRRLFEASVSQESIPKLDELLDFAANRCKILENVGANTGTLSVGNSSSRKGKGGQTSVKTSLSTTATAKNKCAFCDRDHPLFRCLMFKRKSVAERREFVIKKELCFVCLRPDHEANSCKSAYLCKTCEGRHSVLLHLDSKHKGSGKTSTPNAMAISKPIESTTDQNCTATNFSGAVKSDVSVVLATAIVRIRDQSGELVPVRALLDTGSQISAITNQCAIQLGLPRHKGRVEVSGMAQQPVRTVKGSTNCSFIPLLYDAPQISATNIVILPKITALMPNQKLPISIRERYGHLPLADPDFDVPGSVDMLIGGDLYPFILRSRSDIVHSPGLPSALNTQFGWVIVGAIEGSREYSTASSLVVHAASDNQNIGELLQRFWEVEELDINHSPSTEDEACERHFQETVSRDCNGRFHVALPFKSIISSSMDKGNTKHDAHSLGLGSSRALALNRLYNLERRLSKDEELYNAYRDFMDEYIALGHMKLAERTGEYFIPHHAVVKRKENDIKIRVVFDASAPSSSGRSLNDCLATGSKLQTDIGDILLRCRFYKYIFIADTVKMYRQIFVRKEDRVYQHILWRRSPHEQVQEYELCTVTYGINSAPFLAIRCLLQLEQDNGPEFPLARQFLRSYTYVDDIIAGADTREGILKVQCQVVGLLQKGCFQLSKWASNCPEVLEGIAKEDCASSPYYEPHSGLAIKILGLYWDPYGDTFGYRSNITEMQPTKRSVLSVLARLYDPIGTLGPMVFWAKCLMQELWRQGLNWDTPISNEISSKWNMFIEELTSLAHLKLLRHISIGKCIKAQLVGFADASQRGYAATVFLRVTDNQGLIKVHFIACKSKVAPLKTSKIDKSLTIPRLELCAALLLARLLSHKMSLLKELVSVQSIKAFSDSTIVLSWLKAEPKDFKIFVTNRVNKIKELLPQCEWNHVKTTENAADPASRGLLPSQLVASQLHLNGPEFLRQPEEQWPSQTLTRLPSEQLPDYKQPVKCVLHILKCKESEEIFRRFSSLTRMQRTLAYVWRLIDRCKRRPVRRGPLTQIELNRTLLNIIKLTQNFYWEDLRKQLENTSASITPNSLAQLSPYLDKEGLIRVGGRLRFSLLTEEAKHPVLLPKAAHVTQLIIIHYHMSLLHASPKLVMAMIQRKYWIVSGRAAIRKIIHTCVRCVRHRAACPQPVMADLPPVRVQPHRPFAFVGMDYGGPFIVKESRRRGSKTNKAYLALFVCLSVKAVHLEVVSDLSTEAFLAAFDRFTARRGIPVEIRSDCGTNYVGAARQLKSLFNEAKTRDSLMSRIPCQWYFNPPAAPHFGGIWEAAIKSVKTHLRKVIGDQIMTMEELTTLIIRIEGILNSRPLTSVSSDPNDLCALTPGHFLMAADQTSATMFLETMD; this is encoded by the exons atGGCACCTTCAAAATCTTCGAAACAAGAATTAACGCGAGCACGCGTCGCAAGGGACGCGGCGTTAAATTCAATACGGAAAATACATGCACTGGCTATGGAAGCGGACACGGATGAGCATAAACGACCAATATTTTTCGCACGTCACGGGACATTAGAACGTGCGGTTAAGTCGTTTGAAGCGGAGCAAGGAAATGTTCTTTCTTCACTGGTTGAGTTAAATAGGTCTGACGAATTTACAAGTTCAGATTTAGAAACTACCGAGGACATGGAAAAAATGTGCGGAGAAATTCAAGTGGTGTTTTCGAAATTACGTGGATATCCTTCAATTACACATCAAGGTGCAATTGTAGAACgcgaaaatacttataattctcGTGCATCGTTGTCGTTGCCGAAGATTGAGCTTCCAAAATTCGACGGTAGTCTTATCAATTGGTGCGCGTTTCGCGATATGTTCACGTCACTAGTGCATGAAAATCGGTCAATAACGGATATAGAGCGCTTTCATTATTTGGTGTCTTGCTTATCAGGATCGGCCTTGAACATTGTCAAATCAGTTCCACTAACCTCAGATAATTATGTAATCGCCTGGTGTGCGCTTCGGGATCGTTATGATAACAAGCGGCTTCTTGCTACAGCACattgtgataaattattttcatttgaacGTTTACAACGGGAATCGGTATCCTCGTTATCATCTTTTGTTAATACTTTTCGTGAGAATGTGGCTGCGCTAAAGGCACTTGGTGTTGTTGATTTGTCTGGATTCTTGCTATTCTACATCGGAGCCCGCGTCATTGATCCTGATACTCGTCGATTATTTGAAGCAAGTGTATCTCAAGAAAGCATACCGAAGCTGGATGAACTGTTGGATTTTGCTGCGAATCGGTGTAAGATTTTAGAAAACGTCGGCGCTAACACGGGTACACTGTCAGTGGGCAACAGTAGTTCTAGAAAAGGCAAGGGCGGCCAGACGTCTGTGAAGACTTCATTATCGACTACTGCCACTGCCAAGAACAAATGTGCGTTTTGCGATCGTGATCACCCGTTGTTTCGATGTTTAATGTTCAAGAGGAAATCGGTCGCCGAACGGCGGGAGTTTGTCATTAAGAAagaattatgttttgtttgtcTACGTCCGGATCATGAAGCAAACTCTTGTAAGTCGGCGTACTTGTGCAAAACTTGTGAAGGACGACACAGTGTATTACTCCATTTAGATTCAAAACATAAGGGTTCAGGGAAAACATCAACACCTAATGCAATGGCGATTTCAAAACCGATTGAAAGCACCACGGATCAGAACTGTACAGCTACTAACTTTTCAGGCGCTGTGAAATCGGATGTTAGTGTTGTACTGGCTACGGCGATAGTGAGAATACGAGACCAATCTGGTGAGCTGGTGCCAGTGCGAGCTTTATTAGATACTGGATCACAAATTTCGGCCATTACCAATCAGTGTGCGATCCAACTTGGTTTACCACGTCATAAGGGACGAGTAGAGGTTAGTGGTATGGCACAGCAGCCCGTACGAACTGTTAAGGGTTCAACCAATTGTAGCTTTATTCCTTTGTTGTATGATGCACCGCAAATATCGGCCACcaacattgtaatattaccAAAAATCACCGCTCTTATGCCGAATCAAAAATTACCCATTTCAATTCGTGAGCGATACGGGCATCTTCCACTCGCTGACCCCGATTTTGATGTACCAGGTTCAGTAGACATGCTGATTGGAGGGGATTTATATCCATTCATCTTGCGATCGCGATCGGACATTGTCCATAGTCCCGGTCTGCCGTCAGCATTGAACACACAGTTTGGATGGGTAATAGTCGGAGCCATAGAAGGGTCAAGAGAATACTCTACGGCTTCATCGTTGGTGGTTCATGCGGCATcagataatcaaaatataggtGAGCTTTTACAGCGATTTTGGGAAGTTGAAGAACTTGATATAAACCATAGCCCAAGCACAGAAGATGAAGCATGTGAAAGACATTTTCAAGAAACAGTATCGCGGGATTGTAATGGAAGATTCCATGTTGCTTTGCCTTTCAAATCCATAATTTCTAGTTCAATGGATAAGGGAAATACAAAGCATGACGCTCATTCATTAGGCCTAGGATCGTCCCGGGCATTAGCTCTGAATCGCTTATATAATCTTGAACGTCGCCTAAGTAAGGACGAAGAGCTATATAACGCCTATCGTGATTTTATGGATGAATATATTGCACTAGGCCATATGAAGTTGGCTGAACGCACCGGAGAATATTTCATACCACATCACGCAGTTGTAAAACGGAAGgagaatgatataaaaattcgaGTTGTTTTTGATGCCTCCGCCCCTTCTTCGTCGGGACGTTCTCTGAACGACTGCTTAGCAACTGGGTCTAAATTGCAAACCGATATCGGTGACATTTTGTTGCGTTGTCGAttctataagtacatattcaTAGCGGACACTGTTAAGATGTATCGACAAATATTCGTTCGAAAAGAAGACCGTGTTTACCAACACATTCTTTGGAGACGTTCACCACACGAGCAAGTACAGGAATATGAGTTGTGCACTGTTACCTATGGTATAAATTCAGCACCGTTTTTAGCAATTCGCTGTCTTCTCCAATTGGAACAAGATAATGGTCCAGAATTTCCATTGGCAAGGCAATTTCTGCGGTCATATACCTATGTGGATGACATTATTGCAGGGGCCGATACAAGGGAAGGCATATTGAAGGTTCAATGTCAAGTCGTTGGGCTGTTACAGAAAGGCTGTTTTCAGCTCAGTAAATGGGCCAGTAATTGCCCCGAAGTATTGGAAGGCATTGCGAAGGAGGACTGCGCCAGTAGCCCATACTATGAACCTCATTCTGGACtggctataaaaatattgggaCTTTACTGGGACCCGTATGGAGATACATTCGGATACAGGTCAAATATTACAGAGATGCAACCTACAAAGCGATCAGTACTATCAGTCCTTGCTCGATTATATGATCCCATTGGAACATTAGGCCCAATGGTTTTCTGGGCTAAGTGCCTAATGCAAGAGCTATGGCGTCAAGGACTGAACTGGGACACTCCAATTTCCAATGAGATCTCTTCCAAGTGGAATATGTTCATAGAAGAACTTACATCGTTGGCGCACTTGAAATTACTTCGTCATATTAGCATTGGAAAATGCATAAAGGCTCAGTTAGTGGGGTTTGCAGATGCGTCACAAAGGGGTTATGCTGCGACGGTCTTTCTACGAGTAACGGACAATCAAGGTCTTATTAAAGTGCATTTCATTGCTTGCAAGTCAAAGGTTGCTCCGCTAAAGACATCCAAGATCGATAAGTCTTTGACCATACCCCGGTTAGAACTATGTGCCGCACTTTTGTTAGCACGTCTCCTTTCACATAAGATGTCACTGTTAAAGGAATTAGTATCTGTACAAAGCATCAAAGCATTCTCTGATTCAACGATTGTTTTGTCATGGTTAAAGGCCGAGCCCaaggattttaaaatatttgttacaaatagagtaaacaaaataaaggaGCTACTGCCACAATGTGAGTGGAATCACGTAAAAACTACGGAAAATGCAGCGGACCCGGCATCAAGAGGGTTACTCCCAAGCCAATTAGTTGCTTCGCAGTTGCATTTGAACGGTCCGGAATTCTTACGGCAGCCTGAAGAACAATGGCCGAGTCAAACTTTAACAAGACTTCCTTCCGAGCAACTTCCAGATTACAAACAACCAGTCAAGTGTGTGTTGCATATTCTTAAATGTAAAGAATCAGAAGAGATCTTCCGTCGTTTTTCGTCATTAACGAGAATGCAACGAACACTCGCGTATGTATGGCGCCTCATTGACCGTTGCAAACGGAGGCCTGTAAGGAGGGGCCCACTTACTCAAATTGAACTCAATCGAACACTTCTTAACATTATTAAGCTtactcaaaatttttattgggaAGACTTACGGAAGCAGTTAGAAAATACATCGGCATCGATAACCCCCAATTCACTTGCTCAGTTGTCACCATATTTAGACAAGGAAGGATTAATACGTGTCGGCGGTCGACTTCGTTTTTCGCTTCTGACCGAGGAAGCTAAGCATCCGGTGTTGCTCCCTAAGGCTGCTCATGTTACGCAGTTAATCATAATCCATTATCATATGAGCCTTCTACATGCCAGTCCAAAATTAGTTATGGCTATGATTCAAAGGAAATATTGGATTGTGTCAGGACGTGCCGCCATTcggaaaattatacatacatgtgTTAGATGTGTGCGCCATAGAGCTGCTTGCCCACAACCAGTCATGGCAGACCTGCCTCCTGTACGAGTACAGCCTCATAGACCATTCGCATTCGTTGGCATGGATTACGGTGGACCGTTTATTGTGAAAGAAAGCCGTCGACGAGGTTCTAAGACTAACAAGGCTTATCTTGCTCTATTTGTGTGTCTGTCAGTAAAGGCAGTCCATCTGGAAGTGGTAAGCGACTTATCCACAGAAGCGTTTCTTGCTGCCTTCGATCGTTTCACTGCTCGTCGTGGAATTCCAGTTGAAATACGTTCTGACTGTGGAACAAATTATGTAGGTGCCGCTCGGCAATTGAAATCCTTGTTCAACGAAGCAAAAACCCGAGACTCTTTAATGAGTAGGATCCCGTGTCAGTGGTATTTTAATCCACCTGCAGCCCCTCATTTTGGAGGGATCTGGGAGGCGGCAATTAAAAGTGTCAAGACACATTTGCGAAAAGTCATCGGTGATCAAATAATGACCATGGAGGAATTGACCACACTAATTATTCGGATTGAAGGAATCTTAAATTCACGTCCACTCACAAGTGTCTCCAGTGATCCGAACGATTTATGTGCATTAACTCCTGGGCACTTTCTG ATGGCAGCTGATCAAACAAGCGCAACAATGTTTTTGGAAACGATGGACTAA